Below is a genomic region from Methanomicrobia archaeon.
GGTTCAACACTAAAAGGTATCATAGAGGGATCAAAGCCATACCAGCATCACTTTATACCGGGTAGTTTCAAAGTTTACTTAACAAAACATCAACCTTTATATATGTCCCCCCCTATTTATGAGATATATCTCAAAATTGACGTGGTCACGAAGAAAAGAAGATGGGTGGAGACATAATATTTTCGTTACGGAAGCTCGCGTTGTTAGGTGCGATCGAACAGCCGATTAAATTGTCCTCCGGGCATTTCGCCGAGGGCATTGGAGCGAGCGTACAAACTGCCGCGAGGCGACTGCAAGAGCTTGAAAGAGAAAATCTCGTGCACCGGAGAATAATCGCGGATGGCCAGTGGATAATGCTGACCACGAAGGGCGTAGAGTTCTTAAAGAAGGAATGTTACGAATATCAGGAGCTCTTTTTTTCCACACCGAAGATCGAGGTTGAAATCGCAGGACGGTTGGTAACCGGCCTGGGCGAGGGCGGCTATTACACGACGCTTAATGGATATAAAAAGCAATTCGAGGCTAAATTGGGCTTCATTCCATTCCCCGGCACCCTGAATCTCAGCCTTGACCTGCTCTGTATCGTAGCACGGAAGAAGCTTGATGGACGCAAAGGGATAAATATAGAACCGTTCGAATCCGAGAACCGGACCTTTGGCGGCGGCAAATGTTTCCCTTGTAAGATCTTGAATGAGCGAGCGGAAGGAATAAAAAGCGCGGTTATCATCCCCGATCGTACACACTATCCTGAAGATATTCTGGAGATTATTTCACCGGTTTACTTACGCGGCGAGCTTGATCTTAAGAACGGGGACGAGGTACGAACTCGAGTGGCGATATAAAGAACGATGAGCACGAACAACATCCCGGAATCGGTAAAGAAGGGTATAGCATACGTACAAGAGGGAAAACTCGTGTTGATCTACGATGCGGAAGATAGAGAAGGCGAGACGGACTTTGTCGTACCTGCTTCCTTTGTGACGCCCCGGACGGTCGCGTATTTCAGGAACGAGGCTGGCGGGCTTATATGCGTTGCCATCCCTTCTACTGCTGCTGATAAACTCGGCCTTCCACTGATGAGTGATATTCTGAAGAACATGAATGATAACTACTCGTATCTCAGGAAGGTAGTAGAGGGAAAAGGCGACCTTCAGTACGATAAACGCTCTTCCTTCTCCCTCTGGGTGAACCATCGTGATACGTTCACCGGCATAACCGATAGGGACAGGGCTTTGACCATAAAGAAGATAGGAGAAGCAGTGGAGAGAGTAGCGAACGGTGGTGACCGCTCGTGCGATTTTTACACGGAATTCCGAGCGCCAGGGCATGTCGCATTACTCAGAGCTGCGGATGGCCTGCTCGATGAAAGGCAAGGCCAGACAGAGCTTTCCGTGGCGTTGGCTCTGCTTGCAGGCATCCCTCCAGCTATGTTGATTTGCGAGATGTTAGATACCAAATCAGGGAGAGCGCTCTCCAAGACGGATGCAAAGGCTTTCGCATCCAAACGAGGCATGATCTTTATGGAGGGGAAGGAGATAGTAGAAGCGTTTCATTCGCTTTCATCTTACTAATCCAAATCACACCGCTCGTCAGCGGTCATCATCTTCTCTTCAGGGGTTGCCAGATTAAGGCAACATTGCCTTTGTGTGATAATTCTGAGTACTATTAACACAGAGCACATTGACAATAAGGCCTTTTTATTACTGCTGAGAGAATACATATCCTAAAACCCAAATTCAGAAATGGCGCTGCCTTCCATTACCGAGAAGCATGGTTTTTTCTGCGTGGTGGCTGGCTATTTATAGCCGATGAAATTGCTCTTCGCCGCCATTGATGCGAGTTCGGATCCTAACACAAAAATAGCCTGCTTGTGCTCGTCCTTGCTACGGTGTACTTGAAACGGCGAGATCGCAAGCTCGTTATATTTCTTGAAATCGCAATCCAAACCGTGCTCCTCACAATACTTCTTCATCTGAGCCAGTAACATATGGAGATGTACCAACTCCTCTTTCTTCATGATACTCCTTTGCTTTTTTGTAGTATATAAATACTATGGCTCACAAAAGATTACCTGCACTATAGTACGGATGCCGCTGTGGCTTAGAGGTAGAGCAGCTGATTCGTAATCAGCAGGTCGTGGGTTCAAATCCCACCAGCGGCTTTCACTAACAATGCAACGCAAAGAGGAAGCCCAGACGGTCATACAGAAGGAAGGCAACTTCAGCGAGTGGTATGGCGAGATCCTGAAACGAGCAGAGATTCTGGACATCCGGTATCCGGTGAAGGGCGTGTATGTCTGGTATCCCTACGGCTACAAGTTGCGGAATCTCGTTTACAGCATTCTGCGGTCGCTCTTGAACGAGGAGCACGACGAGGTGAAGTTCCCTCTGCTCATACCGAAGGACGAGCTGATGAAGGAGAAGGAGCACATAAAGGGCTTCGAGGAGGAGGTCTTTTGGGTGACCCGAGGCGGGAGCACCGAATTGGATATTCCGCTCGCACTCCGCCCTACCTCGGAGACCGCGATCTATCCTGTGTTTAAAGTCTGGATACGGTCGCATCGCGACTTACCTATCCGGATCTACCAGGTAGTAAATACGTTCAGATATGAGACGAAACATACACGACCGCTCATTCGGCTGCGGGAGATAACGTCATTCAAAGAGGCGCACACCGCGCACGCAACCTTGGCAGATGCAGAGGAGCAGGTAAAGAAGGCGATGACGTTATACAAAAGCTTCTTTGACCAGCTTGCAGTCCCTTATGTGATCACACGACGACCCGATTGGGACAAATTCCCGGGCGCGGAATATTCTATCGCCTTCGATACCGTTATGCCAGACGGCAGGACGTTGCAAATCGGGACGATTCATTTACTCGGCGAAAGCTTTGCACGAACCTTTGACATAAAATACGAGGATAAAGACGGCTCGTTGCAGTTCGTAAATCAGACCTGCTACGGCATTTCGGAGCGATGCGTCGCCTCGGTGATCGCGATTCACGGTGATGACCACGGCCTTGTACTGCCGCCACAAGTCGCACCCATACAGGTCGTTATCGTGCCGATCCTATTCTCACGCAAGGCAGGAGGAAGCGAAAACGGCGGAAATCCTGTGGAGGATGCATGCATAGTAGTATACGAGGAATCAAAGAAAGCGGGCATACGAGCGTTCCTGGATGATTCAGAGGACAGACCGGGTGCAAAGTTTTATCGATGGGAGATGCGCGGCGTGCCTTTGCGAATCGAGCTCGGCCCGCGGGATTTGAAGAGCAAGAGCTGCGAATTTGTAATGAGAAGCGACGGCAGCCGGAAACACGTCCCGCTTCGTGATGTTGTACCTGAAGTGCAGCGAACGCTGGAAGAAATCCAAATGAGCATTCATGACGATGCGAACGAAGCGCTACGCACTTCCATTTATACCTACGACGAGAACAGCAGAGGTAACGAGAGCAGCGAGGAGACGATGGCTGAGTTGAAAAGAAAGACTGAACGAGGCATTGTATCCCTATTCCTGTGCGGCAGCGAAGAATGCGGGCAGGCGATAGAGGAGCAGCTTGGTGTAAGCGTGTTAGGCGAGGCAGTAAACGGGACTATCGAAGAGCGCGAAAAGGGCGAATGTAACTGCGTGATCTGCTCACGACCTGCAAAGAGGGTGTATGTCGCTCGCGCATATTGAGTAATCGAAAAGCTTAAACAGGAGTACTGTTTCTATTCCTATGGCGTATGACACCAATTAACATCAGTGAAGAAGTGGGGTATATCAATACCGTCGTAAAAAATGTTCGCAACGTGAATACGCGAGATTTTAAGCCCTTTTTCGACGACCTCAATGACGCGGATTGTATCGTTCTCATCGGCGAAGGCAGGTCACAGAGCGCGCTCTATATCGGTATGGGCCAGATGAAGAAGGAAGTAGAGACAGTGATAGATATTGATTTTCCTGGTCGAAACATCCTGGAGGCCGCACCGATATTGGAGGAGAAGTATGAGCGGATCGCACTGCTCGTTAATTCCGGCAGTGGCGAGACGACAACGCCTAAAATCGTGGTCAAGCAGCTCTCCGATTATATCGAGCGGACGAAGAGCGATAAATTCACGATCGATGCCGTCGTCTCGAATCGGAACTCGTCAATCGGACAGGTGGGCGAGAAGGAGTATGGACATATCGTCGAGCTGGAAGGGCGAGAAGAAATACCACCGGACACCCTGAACGAATTTCTCAAACACGGCATAATGAACGACATCTATGAACTGAGTTCGTTGCTGCTCTTTCAAAAGACGAAGGAAGCGATAAACGAGAACAAGGATGACAAAGCGGTATTTAAAAAGATAGAGGAAGAGTCCGCGGTGATAGGCAGTATCGTGGATGGATTTGTTCGTTCGGATATGTACCGCGAGCTCATTGCCAGGCTGGAGACGAGAAGCCGTATAACCCTTGGCGGGCTCGGTCCCGCGCGAAACGTGGCGAAGATGACTGCGATACGGCTGCAGCATGTGAAACGCGCCCTGGGCGACGAGGCCTATTTGTCGGGACCGTTTGCGCCACGACCTCGCGCAGGTGATATTCTGTTTTTAATCTCGTGGTCAGGTGAAACCGAATCAGTTGTAAAGTGGTGTCGGGAGCAGCAGAAAACTGGCGCTTACGTTTATTCTCTCGTCGGTAACGAATCCACCCTATCGGAGGAGTCTGAAAGTTTTGTTATAGAGTCATCACCGACGACGTTCTACGAACGCGCGACCTTCACACTTAGCCCGCTTCCAATGCACTTAGTGGAACGATTGAATCTACGAAGGTTTACGCTGCCCGAGTACATTATGCAATGGTGGGAACACTCCGTGACGCAGTAATCCCGTGAGCAAAAAAACAAAACGCGCACTGTAGAATGCGTAACAAGAGATAGTGGGTGTTTTTAGATTTATTTGGTTTTTGTACACTTTGTAGTTTCCTATATTCATTTTCCGGTCTGCAACACAGCGATCGTCGTTTTTCCGCACTTCACACGGGTGCCTTCTTCCACGAGCACCTCGAACCCCTTGGGAATGGTTATGTCCACACGAGAGCCGAAGCAGATCTTACCTATCCTCTCTCCTTTCCGCACTTCCTGCCCCTCTTCCACATCGCACAGTATTTTCCGCGTGAAGAATCCTGCTATTTGTATTACTTTTAGATCGCCATATTCCGTGCCTAATTCTATCGTATTTTTCGTATTGGAATCGGCACTGCGAAGGAAAGCAGGCTTGAAAGAGCCTTTTTCCGGCGTTATCTTCTTCACCACGGCATCTAACGGCGCGGACGTTACGTGCACATTATGAAGATGCATGAATATCGTGATCGTTCTGCTCTCCCCATCTGCTCCGATCCTCAGCACTTTCCCGCTTGCCGGTGAAAGCATATTTCCGCTCATGTTCATTCCTTTATTCGTGTTAATCCCATTTGAATCCGTATTTGCCTAACAAAGGCACGAAAACCACATCGGCTTTTCTTTCTCGCTTTACGCCGTTTATCTTCTCCAGTAAATAGAGCACCTGCCGGTATTTCCCGATCGGTATAATCAGCTTGCCGCCGTGTTTCAACTGCTCGAGTAACGGCGGCGGCACGTCAGGAGCCGCACAGGTCACGCTTATTTTATCGTATGGCGCATGTTCCGGCAGGCCCAGAGTGCCGTCACCCGAAAGTACCGTCACATTTGTATACTCCGCACGCTCTAGGTTTCCCCGTGCGAACTCCACCAGCCACGGGATCCGTTCCACGGAATAAACGCGGCCCTCATCGCCGATCAGCTCAGCAATGACCGCGGCATGGTACCCGGAGCCAGCGCCGATTTCAAGCACTCTATCATTCCGCTCAAGCTCTAAGTAATCGCACATCATCGCAACCATATGTGGCGCGCTTATCGTCTGTCCTTCGCCGATGGGCAGTGGATAATCAGCATAGGCCTGAGCATTGAGATACTGAGGTACGAAAAGATGTCGTTTAACTTGGAGCATCGCGATTAAAACCGCCTCACTAACTCCCTGTCGCCTAAGATGGTCAACCAGCCTCTTCCTCTCTTCCTCGTAGCCACGCTCCTCTTCCATCTTTCAAATAGGTAAGCTAAACATTACAAAGTACGATTTACGAAGCTATAATAATGATTCTTACGAGCTCTTTGTAACGCGTCGGTGTTCACCTGTATCACCATCCTGCCTGCTCCGCTTCTGCTCTTCGCTTCCGCTCCAAAAAGCTATACACCGAGTTGTGGGATGAGCCCTGTATCAGCAGCGCTATCGCGTCATGCGCTGTTCGTATCCGCTCCGCATCACCGATTAAGCTGATCGTCTTCCCGTAAACGGATATTTTTACGTTCGCTAACTCCTCGATTATTCGCCTCGTCTTCCCATTTCGACCGATTATCCGCCCTTTCACGCGGGTTAGCGTCTTCGGCGAGAGATGCGAAAGCGAGATGACCTCGAGGAGTAGGAAATCATCGTCAAGGAGTGCAAACGCATTTTCGGGCGAAAAGCCACGGCCGATCGCCCTTATCACTTCAGTAACCCTGAGCATTTTTAGCGGGTCTCCGCCCTCGATGCTCTCCACACAGACCTCGCCGTCAGTGCTATCGACGGTTATCGTGCACTCGGATTTCCGCTCTATGTCCTCCTTTACAAAGCCGTTATGACCGATGAGCACGCCTATTCTATCCTGAGGAATCTTAACGTGTTGGGTTACCATTTGTTTAACGCTCCTAAATCATCAAGTCTCGTTATCAATAAACATGTTGCCTCTCGAAACATTTTAAACTTTGTGCGGCGTGTGCTATTCAGCCTTAGCCCTTCACCATCGCCATTACTTCATCCTCGGAATGATCGAGCCCGAGTTTGTTGAAGTAGGTAACGATATTGCGCGCGTCTCGCAAGAGGAATGCATCGGCATTGGGATGGTCTAACAGTACAGCTTGACCCAGATCGATTAGCACCGGCTCGATCTTAACTGTTGCACCCGCTTTTGCCGCCGGTCCTAATTCGCGCTCTACATAGCCGTTCATCACGATATTGAACTCGCTGAGATCCGCATGCACCATAGTGCCCTTCTCGTACATGGCTTTCATAGCGGAAACGATACGGAGGAAGAGCTCTTCGATATCGAGATCTTCAGTGAGAATGTCTACGGGGATGTCCTTCAAGCGTGGCGCGGCCATCCCGTCTCTGCCGATGAACTCCATGAGTAACACATTCTTATCACAGGCGATCGGCTGCGGGACTCGAACGCCGGCATCGAAAGCGCGATTAAGATTCTTGAACTCCTTACGCGCCCAGGCGAATATGACGCTCCGGTGATCTTTCTTTATATGTTTGAACCGCGGATCGCCGATGATATAGTCAAGCATCGCGTTGAAGTTCGCAGTGTTTATTTTGTACACTTTGATCGCCAGTTCCTCCTCGTCATCCGCGCCGAGCGCGTGAAAAATGACTGCCTCTTTGCCCCGGCTGATAGGGCCGCCTAACGCGGTTATCAACCCCTTCTTCGAGAACTTGTAGAGTGTTTCCAGCGTAGAAATGTCGAAGACGTACTGCTCTGTTTTGCGATCGCGAAAATCCTTCTTCCTGCGTTTGCCTTTGGGTACTTGCCGGTCGCTAATCCACTTATCTATTTCAAATAGCCCTTCTTTCTCAGCCATTCTGCTTGCGGTCGCGTATATCGGTAGATAATTTCGCCCTTTTCATCCTGGAAGTCCCAGGGAACAATAATAACCACATTACCAGGAGCAACCCATTGTCGACGCTTCAACCTGCCGGGAATACGACCCATTCGCTCGACGCCGTCCACGCACTGCACTATTGCTCGTCGTCCGCCCAGCATTTTATCCACTACCCCCAGCACCTCGCGCTTATTCTTCTGCGGGATACGGACGCGTATTACTTCTTCCTCCCCCCCTCCTTCTCGTGTCTTATATACCATTACTCTCCCCGTCGGCTCGCCGCTCTGCCTGCAACTTCCCCTCTTCCTGCTCTCGCAGACGGTTTTCCCCCTATGCCTCTGCGAAATATTTAAATTTAATGTGAATGTTATGAAAAACAAAGCAATAGAGTAATATTAAGTTTAAGCGAATCTTCGAGTAAAACGTATTATGTATGGTATAAGGGAAGGATGGAAGACGTGATGAAGCAGCGGAGAAGGAGGAAGGGCATTTTAGCGCGGCTATTAAGGGTATTTTTCTTCAGGAAGGCAACGGCGCGGATAGGTATTTATGGCCCGCCAAATGCTGGTAAGACGACGTTAGCGAATAGAGTAATTCATACGTTTGTGGACGAGAACGAGGATATAGGGGTGTCTACGGACGTGCCCCATGAGACACGGAGAGCGATAAGAAAGGAAGGAGTGCTTATAGACCTGAAGGCAAAGGCGTTGCAGAACCCTTACAGCAACGAGGCCACGGACTCATCTTCAACTTCGGATTCGAAGCCGCGTGAGTCGAAAGCGAAATTGAAGCTTGACATCGTCGATACGCCCGGTTTAGCGACGAAGATAGATTTTCACGATTTCCTGGCGTTCGGGTTAGACGAGGCGGAGGCGAAGAAACGTGCGAAGGAGGCGACGGAAGGCGTCATAGAGGCGATCAAGTGGCTCGACGATATTGATGGCGTTCTGCTCCTGATGGATGCGTGCGAGGATCCGTATACGCAGACGAACATCGTGATAATCGGGAATTTAGAGGCGCGGGGCATTCCCGTGATAGTGGTGGCAAATAAAATCGATCTCCCAGAGGCATCGCCACAGCGGATAAAGGACGCGTTTCCCCAGCACACAGTCATACCCATCTCAGCATTGAAGGGTGAGCACATGGAGGACTTGTATGAGGAAATGGCGAGGAGGTTCAAGTAACCGGAACGCGAAAAAGAGGAGAGTGAGAGCGTAAACGATGGAAATAAAAATGGATCTGATCTCTGAAGATAAAATAAATTCGATGGGCTCGATGGAGAAGCTGCGATTTATACTGGATGGGGTGAAGTCAGGTAACATCGTGATATTAGAAGGCGGTCTGAGTACGGAGGAGCAGATGCAGCTTATAGAGCTCACCATGGCAGAGGTGGACGATGATTTCCCGGGCATTGAGATCGGGGGCTATCCGGCGAAGCGAGGTTTTCTCAATCTGAGGAAGAAGACGCGACTCACCGTCATCGGGCCTGCGAAGGTGATGCGCACGATAAAGAAGGACAAAGACCTTATAAGCACGGTCGTTTCTGCAGTTTGAACCGAACCGACTGAACTGAACTGAATCGAATCAAACCAAAAAGCAAAATGCATAAATGTCTGAAATGCGGGACGAAGTTTGAGAAGATAACGGAAGCGATGTTGAAGGGCTGCCCGAACTGTGGCGGCAAGCTCTTTCTTTACCTGAAGGACGTCGAGGACATAAATGCGGCAGAGCTGGTGGATCGGATACAAATAGAGGAGCGGGAGCCCGTAGAGGGCGAGCGGATAGAGAGCTTACGGATCCTGAGTCCCGGCGTCTACGAACTCAATCTGGATGCACTGTTAGAGCGCAAGGAGATCGTCATGCGGCTCAAGGAGAACGGCACGTACGTCGTTCCGTTACCCGCGCTCTTCAAGAAGAAGAAAAAGCAGCAGAAGCGGTGATTTTCTTATAACGGCTAGGCAGACGGATTTGTCTGCGGGACGGACGTTCCTACGTCTTCATCTGCCAGCGGCACGCAGTTTTAAACGGTAACGAGCTGACTAACTAACGAGCGACGGTAGTAGTTACCGACCAGAGAGATAAGGTGGGCTGGCGAGCGGCAGACGGACTACGTAGTAGGTACGAACCGGATAGTGCATGCGAACGGAAACGCTAAAGCTTCTTTTTGATCGCGGTAATTACTTCTTGTACTTTATCGGTCACCCAGTAGGTCCGTATCGCGCGGCCCTTCAACTTGGGCTTTGTCGAGAGTTCGTGCTTACTATTCACGAAGCCGTATTCCTCCAGAAGATCCAGATGGTAAGAAACAAGTCGTCGCTCTTCGCCCAGCGCTTTACTGATCTCGTTGATGTGCATTGGCTGCTTCAAGAGCAGTTCCACGATCCGAAACCGTATCGGATGCACGAGCACATGCGCTTCTTTTACTAACTTATCTTCTATTGCCATATTATAATTTTCCCTTAGTAGCAGTTATAAACTTTTCGCTTTTAGTCGAGGGATATGATAAGGTATATCACATTGTTTCGCGTTTTTTGGATTTTTCAAAATTCGGTGCGTCGCTTCGTTTCGTGCATCGCGCGACCGTGTAGTGCAGTACGGTACAATCGACCAACGCGAACGCAAAAAAGACTACGAGTGGCTACCGCTTTTTGTGTGTTCGATACCAGGTCAGGACAACGAATGCTACCGCCGCGCTGATAATGCCCGCGGGGATGCCGACGAAGAGCGAGAAGTAGATGAT
It encodes:
- a CDS encoding serine protein kinase RIO, with protein sequence MAEKEGLFEIDKWISDRQVPKGKRRKKDFRDRKTEQYVFDISTLETLYKFSKKGLITALGGPISRGKEAVIFHALGADDEEELAIKVYKINTANFNAMLDYIIGDPRFKHIKKDHRSVIFAWARKEFKNLNRAFDAGVRVPQPIACDKNVLLMEFIGRDGMAAPRLKDIPVDILTEDLDIEELFLRIVSAMKAMYEKGTMVHADLSEFNIVMNGYVERELGPAAKAGATVKIEPVLIDLGQAVLLDHPNADAFLLRDARNIVTYFNKLGLDHSEDEVMAMVKG
- a CDS encoding UPF0058 family protein — protein: MKKEELVHLHMLLAQMKKYCEEHGLDCDFKKYNELAISPFQVHRSKDEHKQAIFVLGSELASMAAKSNFIGYK
- a CDS encoding DUF120 domain-containing protein; amino-acid sequence: MIFSLRKLALLGAIEQPIKLSSGHFAEGIGASVQTAARRLQELERENLVHRRIIADGQWIMLTTKGVEFLKKECYEYQELFFSTPKIEVEIAGRLVTGLGEGGYYTTLNGYKKQFEAKLGFIPFPGTLNLSLDLLCIVARKKLDGRKGINIEPFESENRTFGGGKCFPCKILNERAEGIKSAVIIPDRTHYPEDILEIISPVYLRGELDLKNGDEVRTRVAI
- a CDS encoding winged helix-turn-helix transcriptional regulator, with protein sequence MAIEDKLVKEAHVLVHPIRFRIVELLLKQPMHINEISKALGEERRLVSYHLDLLEEYGFVNSKHELSTKPKLKGRAIRTYWVTDKVQEVITAIKKKL
- the ribB gene encoding 3,4-dihydroxy-2-butanone-4-phosphate synthase; this encodes MSTNNIPESVKKGIAYVQEGKLVLIYDAEDREGETDFVVPASFVTPRTVAYFRNEAGGLICVAIPSTAADKLGLPLMSDILKNMNDNYSYLRKVVEGKGDLQYDKRSSFSLWVNHRDTFTGITDRDRALTIKKIGEAVERVANGGDRSCDFYTEFRAPGHVALLRAADGLLDERQGQTELSVALALLAGIPPAMLICEMLDTKSGRALSKTDAKAFASKRGMIFMEGKEIVEAFHSLSSY
- a CDS encoding phosphatidylserine decarboxylase — its product is MSGNMLSPASGKVLRIGADGESRTITIFMHLHNVHVTSAPLDAVVKKITPEKGSFKPAFLRSADSNTKNTIELGTEYGDLKVIQIAGFFTRKILCDVEEGQEVRKGERIGKICFGSRVDITIPKGFEVLVEEGTRVKCGKTTIAVLQTGK
- a CDS encoding DUF2073 domain-containing protein — encoded protein: MEIKMDLISEDKINSMGSMEKLRFILDGVKSGNIVILEGGLSTEEQMQLIELTMAEVDDDFPGIEIGGYPAKRGFLNLRKKTRLTVIGPAKVMRTIKKDKDLISTVVSAV
- a CDS encoding RNA-processing protein (similar to yeast Dim2p protein that is essential for 40S ribosomal subunit; structural studies show binding to 3' end of 16S rRNA in complex with archaeal IF2 alpha) — encoded protein: MVTQHVKIPQDRIGVLIGHNGFVKEDIERKSECTITVDSTDGEVCVESIEGGDPLKMLRVTEVIRAIGRGFSPENAFALLDDDFLLLEVISLSHLSPKTLTRVKGRIIGRNGKTRRIIEELANVKISVYGKTISLIGDAERIRTAHDAIALLIQGSSHNSVYSFLERKRRAEAEQAGW
- a CDS encoding proline--tRNA ligase; amino-acid sequence: MQRKEEAQTVIQKEGNFSEWYGEILKRAEILDIRYPVKGVYVWYPYGYKLRNLVYSILRSLLNEEHDEVKFPLLIPKDELMKEKEHIKGFEEEVFWVTRGGSTELDIPLALRPTSETAIYPVFKVWIRSHRDLPIRIYQVVNTFRYETKHTRPLIRLREITSFKEAHTAHATLADAEEQVKKAMTLYKSFFDQLAVPYVITRRPDWDKFPGAEYSIAFDTVMPDGRTLQIGTIHLLGESFARTFDIKYEDKDGSLQFVNQTCYGISERCVASVIAIHGDDHGLVLPPQVAPIQVVIVPILFSRKAGGSENGGNPVEDACIVVYEESKKAGIRAFLDDSEDRPGAKFYRWEMRGVPLRIELGPRDLKSKSCEFVMRSDGSRKHVPLRDVVPEVQRTLEEIQMSIHDDANEALRTSIYTYDENSRGNESSEETMAELKRKTERGIVSLFLCGSEECGQAIEEQLGVSVLGEAVNGTIEEREKGECNCVICSRPAKRVYVARAY
- a CDS encoding protein-L-isoaspartate O-methyltransferase, with protein sequence MEEERGYEEERKRLVDHLRRQGVSEAVLIAMLQVKRHLFVPQYLNAQAYADYPLPIGEGQTISAPHMVAMMCDYLELERNDRVLEIGAGSGYHAAVIAELIGDEGRVYSVERIPWLVEFARGNLERAEYTNVTVLSGDGTLGLPEHAPYDKISVTCAAPDVPPPLLEQLKHGGKLIIPIGKYRQVLYLLEKINGVKRERKADVVFVPLLGKYGFKWD
- a CDS encoding GTP-binding protein, with the translated sequence MEDVMKQRRRRKGILARLLRVFFFRKATARIGIYGPPNAGKTTLANRVIHTFVDENEDIGVSTDVPHETRRAIRKEGVLIDLKAKALQNPYSNEATDSSSTSDSKPRESKAKLKLDIVDTPGLATKIDFHDFLAFGLDEAEAKKRAKEATEGVIEAIKWLDDIDGVLLLMDACEDPYTQTNIVIIGNLEARGIPVIVVANKIDLPEASPQRIKDAFPQHTVIPISALKGEHMEDLYEEMARRFK
- the eif1A gene encoding translation initiation factor eIF-1A is translated as MVYKTREGGGEEEVIRVRIPQKNKREVLGVVDKMLGGRRAIVQCVDGVERMGRIPGRLKRRQWVAPGNVVIIVPWDFQDEKGEIIYRYTRPQAEWLRKKGYLK